A single window of Polyodon spathula isolate WHYD16114869_AA chromosome 2, ASM1765450v1, whole genome shotgun sequence DNA harbors:
- the si:busm1-57f23.1 gene encoding cystatin: MAGWQYLFLFSIISVLSISKGEEHIEEVVEEPIKVAKVHPYGAPIQADPSSPEIQRVANAAIAEYNKINNRPNFFKLVNVKTAETQVINAIKYILNVEIRKTKCKKPKAVDLESCVLGKKTLNCYFEVHFHPSDNSYKMMYTDCKK, encoded by the exons atGGCTGGTTGGCAGTATCTTTTCCTCTTTTCAATAATTTCAGTACTTTCAATCTCAAAGGGGGAGGAACACATAGAAGAAGTTGTAGAGGAACCCATCAAAGTGG CAAAGGTACATCCTTATGGGGCTCCTATTCAAGCTGATCCAAGCAGCCCAGAAATTCAAAGAGTTGCCAATGCAGCCATAGCAGAATACAACAAGATAAACAACAGACCAAATTTCTTCAAACTTGTGAATGTTAAGACTGCAGAAACACAG GTGATTAATGCCATCAAATACATACTAAATGTTGAAATCAGAAAGACGAAGTGTAAGAAACCTAAGGCTGTTGATCTGGAGTCCTGTGTTTTAGGAAAAAAG acgcTCAACTGCTATTTTGAGGTGCATTTTCATCCTTCTGATAATTCATATAAGATGATGTACACTGACTGCAAGAAATAA